A window of the Blastopirellula sediminis genome harbors these coding sequences:
- a CDS encoding sigma-54-dependent transcriptional regulator, whose product MRRPMRMLVIDDDPSVALIVQEALSSFAMEFHSADCGATGLQLLEKRRPDVVLLDQMLPDCTGVDLIKKIQSVDSRLPILFVTSRKSSDLAIEAMKLGAFDFLTKPFAPETIAEKTLEAIESRHLMLMPVQLPSQNDIGDGGDRLVGVCPSMQAVYKAIGRAAAHDIPVLLQGENGTGKELVARAIYQHGQRADRPFHKISCTDFTAQWLESELLGHEPNAMPGLTSQRIGKFEQCSKGTILLEEIAAIPHALQSKLLRYLSEKRFERLGGDETLHSDVTLFFTTSYDAEELVAEGRLRPDLYYLLSGFIIKLPPLREREDDLRLLVDHFVSQFSRVERITNMGAIRTSDEALRLLSEYSWPGNVSELRSVLRRAMIESQGAVIASEYLRRALRESGCDRNHGDALDTNWEHFVDERISSKSNDIYSEAVIEMERHLISLILRQTGGNQAHAARLLGITRTSLRKKINYLGLEIEQFLATA is encoded by the coding sequence GTGCGACGTCCAATGCGAATGCTGGTGATCGACGATGATCCTAGCGTCGCCCTTATCGTTCAGGAAGCTCTCAGCAGCTTTGCGATGGAATTCCATTCGGCCGATTGCGGAGCGACCGGCTTGCAACTGCTAGAGAAGCGTCGTCCCGACGTCGTTCTGTTAGATCAGATGCTGCCAGACTGCACCGGCGTCGATCTCATTAAGAAAATTCAATCGGTCGATTCGCGTCTGCCGATTCTGTTCGTCACTTCGCGCAAGTCGAGCGACCTCGCGATCGAAGCGATGAAGCTCGGCGCGTTCGACTTTCTTACCAAGCCATTCGCTCCGGAGACGATCGCCGAGAAAACGCTCGAAGCGATCGAAAGCCGTCATCTGATGTTGATGCCGGTTCAGCTCCCTTCGCAGAACGACATCGGCGACGGCGGTGATCGCCTGGTTGGCGTCTGTCCGTCGATGCAGGCCGTTTACAAAGCGATCGGTCGCGCCGCCGCCCACGATATTCCTGTATTATTGCAGGGAGAAAACGGGACCGGCAAAGAGTTAGTCGCTCGCGCGATCTATCAACATGGCCAACGAGCCGACCGCCCTTTTCATAAAATCTCGTGCACCGATTTTACGGCGCAGTGGCTCGAAAGCGAACTTCTCGGCCATGAGCCGAACGCGATGCCCGGTCTGACGTCGCAGCGAATCGGCAAGTTCGAGCAATGCTCGAAAGGGACGATCCTGCTCGAAGAAATCGCCGCGATCCCGCACGCATTGCAAAGCAAGTTGCTCCGCTATCTCTCGGAGAAGCGTTTTGAGCGACTCGGCGGGGACGAAACGCTGCACAGCGACGTGACCCTCTTTTTCACCACCAGCTATGACGCGGAAGAGTTGGTCGCCGAAGGGCGACTACGTCCTGACCTCTACTACCTGTTGAGCGGCTTTATCATCAAGTTGCCCCCGCTCCGCGAACGGGAAGACGACTTGCGATTGTTGGTCGATCATTTCGTCAGTCAGTTCAGTCGGGTCGAACGAATCACGAACATGGGCGCGATCCGGACGTCGGACGAAGCGCTCCGCCTGCTGTCGGAATATAGTTGGCCAGGTAACGTCTCTGAACTGCGCAGCGTGCTGCGAAGAGCCATGATCGAATCGCAAGGGGCGGTGATCGCCAGTGAATATCTCCGGCGGGCCCTGCGCGAAAGTGGTTGCGATCGCAATCATGGCGACGCGCTCGACACGAATTGGGAGCATTTTGTTGACGAACGGATCTCAAGCAAGTCGAATGATATCTATTCTGAGGCGGTGATTGAGATGGAACGTCATCTGATCTCGCTGATCCTCCGCCAGACCGGGGGGAATCAGGCTCACGCCGCTCGCTTGCTGGGGATTACCCGCACTAGCTTGCGAAAAAAGATCAACTACCTCGGCCTCGAGATTGAGCAGTTTCTCGCCACAGCCTAG
- a CDS encoding alginate export family protein, translating into MFHDLKSTFTLRGATVAGLLLLGTGLSAQEHQSYLTATDLTSTDMEYVISDDSSETLATHESVVSFDNLDSMNNAEAKPVVCDEKKKKELAKAVAGAYKGVYFDNNFNYLCDPCYNDWHLGENMKRICVGNCGVFDLGGEYRARYHNENNFRGLGPTGRDDNFLLQRLRVYGNYEINDWSRVYAEMLHATSEFEDFNPRPIEENYWNLQNCFADIKFLDTAEGEYWVRYGRQELLYGAQRTVSPLDWANTRRTFEGIKVFYKGTDWDVDAFATRPIYPTRDTFDSPNYDQAFYGVYTTHKANEKHKQEYYWLGFENDVRDFNYQTLGSRLYGNLGCEGELLYEAEAAYQFGHFMDDNHNAGFFTLGLGHEFDHCWKPTLWAYYDWASGDQVIGNGYDHLFPLAHKYLGFMDIFGRRNITDVNFLLTAKPDPKHQLLMWYHIFHRQNDEDAAYSVVMTPLGNNPANPFVAGSKYLGQELDFMWQYNISAHSDVILGYSHFFTGSFFTNPANPDFPYKGDASFFWAQYSLRF; encoded by the coding sequence ATGTTCCACGACTTAAAATCCACCTTCACGTTGCGAGGCGCGACCGTCGCGGGGCTCCTGCTCCTCGGAACCGGGCTTTCCGCCCAAGAGCACCAGTCGTACCTGACCGCGACTGACCTGACTTCGACCGACATGGAGTACGTCATCTCCGACGACTCGAGCGAAACGCTCGCGACTCACGAATCGGTGGTGTCGTTCGACAACCTGGATTCGATGAACAACGCTGAGGCCAAGCCGGTCGTCTGCGATGAGAAGAAAAAGAAGGAGTTGGCCAAGGCGGTCGCGGGGGCCTACAAAGGGGTCTACTTCGACAACAACTTCAACTACCTCTGCGACCCGTGCTACAACGACTGGCACCTGGGCGAGAACATGAAGCGGATCTGCGTCGGCAATTGCGGCGTGTTTGATCTCGGCGGCGAATACCGCGCTCGCTACCACAACGAAAACAATTTCCGTGGCCTTGGCCCAACCGGCCGGGACGACAACTTCCTGTTGCAACGTCTCCGCGTTTACGGCAACTACGAAATCAACGATTGGTCCCGCGTTTACGCCGAAATGCTGCACGCGACCAGTGAATTTGAAGACTTCAATCCGCGTCCGATTGAAGAAAACTACTGGAACCTGCAAAACTGCTTCGCCGACATCAAGTTCCTGGACACCGCCGAAGGAGAATACTGGGTCCGCTACGGTCGCCAGGAATTGCTCTACGGCGCCCAACGTACCGTGTCGCCGCTCGACTGGGCCAACACCCGTCGTACCTTCGAGGGTATCAAGGTCTTCTACAAAGGTACCGATTGGGACGTCGACGCCTTCGCTACCCGTCCGATTTATCCGACTCGCGATACCTTCGATTCGCCGAACTACGACCAGGCGTTCTACGGCGTCTACACGACCCACAAAGCGAACGAAAAGCACAAGCAAGAGTACTACTGGCTCGGCTTCGAGAACGACGTTCGCGATTTCAACTACCAAACGCTCGGTTCGCGTCTGTACGGCAACCTCGGCTGCGAAGGCGAATTGCTGTACGAAGCGGAAGCCGCTTACCAGTTCGGCCACTTCATGGACGACAACCACAACGCCGGGTTCTTCACCTTGGGTCTGGGTCACGAGTTCGACCACTGCTGGAAGCCGACCTTGTGGGCTTACTATGACTGGGCGTCAGGCGACCAGGTCATCGGCAACGGCTACGATCACTTGTTCCCGCTGGCTCACAAATACCTCGGTTTCATGGACATCTTCGGTCGCCGGAACATCACCGACGTCAACTTCCTGCTGACGGCGAAGCCCGATCCGAAGCACCAATTGCTGATGTGGTACCATATCTTCCACCGCCAGAACGACGAAGACGCCGCCTACAGCGTCGTCATGACGCCGCTCGGCAACAACCCGGCGAATCCGTTCGTCGCCGGGTCGAAGTACCTGGGCCAGGAATTGGACTTCATGTGGCAGTACAACATCTCGGCTCACTCGGATGTGATCCTGGGATACAGCCACTTCTTCACTGGCTCATTCTTCACGAACCCAGCGAACCCGGACTTCCCCTACAAGGGTGATGCCAGCTTCTTCTGGGCTCAGTACTCGCTCCGATTCTAA
- a CDS encoding CmpA/NrtA family ABC transporter substrate-binding protein — MFWLVLAGLTICGCGQQRSGPSLQDLDIDALAAEATAAMEALGKEQPLAVGTPKGDRPAALRLEKTKLKFGFIKLTDCAPLVIAKEQGFFADEGLQVDVEAQPNWKTLLERVISGELDGAHMLSGQPIASTIGVNGEAHVITAYTMDLNGNGITVSNAIWEQMQKADPALQSPQAKHPISADALRPIVAERKASGDLLKMGMVFPVSTHNYELRYWLAASGIHPGMYTASDTTGVTDAEVLLSVTPPPMMPQVMEVGTIQGYCVGEPWNQQAVVKGIGVPVTTNYDIWKNNPEKVFGVTKAWNDENRNTHIAVVKALIRAGKWLDETDAEGKFVNREAAVQLLSKANYVGADVDVIRNSMTGYFYFQKSDKRELPDFNVFFKYHATYPWYSDGVWFLTQMRRWGQITEPKPAEWYDETAKKIYRPDIYREAADRLIAEGKLDRADIPADDTDGYKPATSDFIDGIPYDGHDPIAYLNSHKIGNKDE; from the coding sequence ATGTTTTGGTTGGTCTTGGCCGGACTAACGATTTGCGGTTGCGGTCAACAGCGTAGCGGTCCCAGTCTGCAGGATCTCGATATCGACGCCCTAGCGGCGGAAGCGACCGCCGCGATGGAAGCTTTAGGGAAAGAACAGCCGCTAGCAGTTGGTACTCCGAAGGGGGATCGTCCTGCGGCGCTCCGCCTGGAGAAGACGAAGCTGAAGTTCGGCTTCATTAAACTGACCGACTGCGCTCCGCTGGTGATTGCCAAGGAGCAGGGATTCTTCGCTGACGAAGGATTGCAGGTCGACGTCGAAGCCCAGCCAAACTGGAAGACGCTTCTCGAACGAGTGATCAGCGGCGAGCTTGACGGCGCTCATATGTTGTCTGGCCAACCGATCGCTTCGACGATCGGCGTCAACGGCGAAGCCCACGTCATCACCGCTTATACGATGGACCTGAACGGTAACGGCATCACGGTCTCCAACGCGATCTGGGAACAGATGCAGAAGGCCGATCCGGCATTGCAGTCGCCGCAGGCGAAGCATCCGATTTCGGCCGACGCGCTGCGTCCGATCGTCGCCGAGCGGAAAGCGTCCGGCGATCTGCTGAAGATGGGGATGGTCTTCCCGGTTTCGACCCATAACTACGAACTACGCTATTGGCTGGCCGCCTCCGGCATTCACCCGGGGATGTATACCGCGTCCGACACGACCGGCGTGACCGACGCCGAAGTGCTCCTCTCGGTTACTCCGCCGCCGATGATGCCGCAGGTGATGGAAGTCGGCACGATCCAAGGTTACTGCGTCGGCGAGCCGTGGAACCAACAAGCGGTGGTCAAGGGAATCGGCGTGCCGGTCACCACCAACTACGACATCTGGAAGAACAACCCGGAAAAGGTGTTCGGCGTCACCAAAGCGTGGAACGACGAGAATCGCAACACCCACATCGCGGTCGTGAAGGCGCTAATTCGAGCCGGCAAGTGGCTCGACGAAACCGACGCCGAAGGAAAGTTCGTCAACCGCGAAGCGGCGGTTCAGTTGTTGTCGAAGGCCAACTACGTTGGCGCCGACGTCGACGTCATCCGTAACTCGATGACCGGCTACTTCTACTTCCAGAAATCGGACAAGCGGGAACTCCCGGACTTCAACGTCTTCTTCAAGTATCACGCAACCTATCCCTGGTATAGCGACGGCGTCTGGTTTTTGACGCAGATGCGCCGCTGGGGGCAGATCACCGAACCGAAGCCGGCCGAGTGGTACGACGAGACGGCGAAAAAGATTTATCGCCCCGATATCTATCGCGAAGCGGCCGATCGGCTGATTGCCGAAGGGAAGCTCGATCGGGCCGACATTCCGGCGGACGATACCGACGGCTACAAGCCGGCGACCTCGGACTTCATCGATGGAATTCCGTACGACGGACATGATCCGATCGCATATCTGAATTCCCACAAGATCGGCAACAAGGACGAATAA